A genomic stretch from Microplitis mediator isolate UGA2020A chromosome 10, iyMicMedi2.1, whole genome shotgun sequence includes:
- the LOC130676651 gene encoding cytoplasmic dynein 1 intermediate chain-like isoform X28, translating to MMSDRKAELERKKAKLQAIREEKERRRREKEQKDVEEATVRAAGTDKDHRKELDAMLSSLGVAPVSDVLSSLSSMNSLASDQSANATPDASIQPSSITSPQSGAIKKKSNRELTVVSVAHTNIPPKEPVVYSKQTQTAQTTQTSHDDEYNLNPGLEWEDEFTVLTYDDGQAEDEENSLPHIDGFQSKLPPGILPHGLPQVKEVLPAVTQDEQQKEPEKPKEIRELSEEEKQMIILSEDFQRFLDKTSRLVERALAESVDIYTDYTGTLDGEDGMDEKSHQRLWLNRSFFCDRWSRNRCVTSMDWSPQFPELLVASYNSNEDAPNDPDGICLVWNTKFKKTTPEFIFHCQSAVMSTTFARFHPNLILGGTYAGQIVLWDNRVQKRTPIQRTPLSASAHTHPVYCLNVVGTQNAHNLISISTDGKMCSWSLDMLSMPQESLDLQAKQSKPIAVTSLAFPYGDVNNFIIGSEDGTVYSACRHGIRAGVTETYEGHQGPVTGVSAHAVQGGIDFSHLFLTSSIDWTIKLWSLKENKPLYSFEHNGDYVYDVAWSPTHPALFAAVDDSGRLDLWNLNQDTEVPAASVVVDGCPALNRVSWTPSGLHVTVGDDSGKIWVYDVAENLAHPRGDEWNKFLYTQQDLKNNKADDELDKLNLNSGPSSLTSLSSMSSVPIR from the exons atgatgtcGGATCGCAAAGCAGAGTTGGAAAGAAAGAAAGCGAAGTTGCAGGCGATCAGAGAGGAAAAGGAACGACGTCGCAGAGAAAAGGAGCAAAAAgat GTCGAAGAAGCTACGGTACGAGCAGCTGGTACTGATAAAGACCATCGTAAGGAACTGGATGCGATGCTTTCATCCCTGGGAGTTGCTCCAGTGTCTG ATGTGCTGTCTAGTCTCTCGAGTATGAACTCATTAGCTTCGGATCAAAGTGCCAATGCAACTCCTGATGCTAGTATTCAACCATCAAGTATCACTTCTCCACAGAG tggcGCAATTAAGAAGAAATCAAATCGCGAATTAACAGTAGTATCAGTTGCCCACACAAACATTCCGCCAAAAGAACCAGTAGTTTACAGCAAACAAACCCAGACAGCGCAAACGACACAGACCTCCCACGACG ACGAGTACAATCTAAATCCTGGTTTAGAGTGGGAGGACGAATTCACAG TTTTGACATATGATGATGGCCAAGCCGAGGATGAGGAGAACAGCCTGCCGCATATCGACGGTTTTCAAAGCAAACTCCCGCCTGGTATCCTGCCTCATGGTCTACCACAAGTCAAGGAAGTGCTGCCAGCGGTAACTCAAGACGAACAGCAAAAGGAACCTGAGAAACCTAaagaaa TTCGTGAATTAAGTGAAGAAGAAAAACAGATGATAATATTGTCGGAAGATTTTCAACGTTTTCTTGATAAAACAAGTCGACTGGTTGAACGTGCGCTTGCTGAATCCGTTGATATTTATACTGACTACACTGGTACTTTGGATGGTGAAGATGGAAT GGATGAGAAAAGTCATCAGCGTTTGTGGTTGAATCGTTCATTTTTCTGCGATCGTTGGTCACGAAACCGTTGTGTCACTTCCATGGACTGGTCGCCACAGTTCCCTGAACTACTGGTGGCTTCTTACAACAGCAATGAAGACGCGCCAAATGATCCCGATGGAATATGTCTAGTTTGGAACACTAAATTCAAAAAGACAACACCtgagtttatttttcactGTCAGTCGGCAGTCATGTCAACAACTTTCGCAAGATTTCATCCAAATCTCATTCTCGGCGGTACTTATGCTGGTCAAATTGTCTTATGGGACAACAGGGTACAGAAACGTACCCCCATACAGCGGACACCACTTTCTGCTAGTGCTCATACg caTCCAGTTTATTGTCTGAATGTCGTGGGTACACAAAATGCCCACAATTTGATAAGTATTTCAACGGATGGTAAAATGTGCTCATGGAGTCTTGATATGTTGTCGATGCCACAAGAATCATTAGACCTTCAGGCTAAACAGTCTAAGCCTATCGCGGTTACTAGTTTGGCATTCCCATACGGCGacgttaataattttattatcggCAGCGAAGATGGTACCGTTTATTCAG CTTGTCGTCACGGAATAAGAGCCGGTGTAACAGAAACATATGAAGGCCATCAAGGCCCGGTAACGGGAGTGAGCGCACACGCGGTACAAGGTGGCATTGACTTCTCACATCTGTTCCTTACCTCGTCCATTGACTGGACAATAAAACTGTGGAGCTTGAAAGAAAACAAACCACTGTACTCATTCGAGCACAACGGCGATTACGTTTATGACGTCGCTTGGTCACCGACTCACCCCGCGCTCTTCGCGGCGGTCGACGATTCCGGGAGATTGGACTTGTGGAACCTCAATCAGGACACTGAGGTACCGGCGGCAAGTGTCGTCGTCGATGGATGTCCTGCTCTGAATCGCGTCTCCTGGACTCCCAGCGGGCTGCATGTTACCGTTGGAGACGACTCTGGTAAAATCTGGGTCTATGATGTCGCTGAAAATTTGGCGCATCCGCGCGGCGATGAATGGAATAAATTCTTGTACACTCAGCAAGATTTGAAGAACAACAAAGCTGATGATGAGCTGGACAAACTTAATTTGAATTCTGGGCCCTCTAGTTTAACTTCTCTGTCATCGATGTCCTCAGTACCCATTAGATAA
- the LOC130676651 gene encoding cytoplasmic dynein 1 intermediate chain-like isoform X31 gives MMSDRKAELERKKAKLQAIREEKERRRREKEQKDVEEATVRAAGTDKDHRKELDAMLSSLGVAPVSDVLSSLSSMNSLASDQSANATPDASIQPSSITSPQSGAIKKKSNRELTVVSVAHTNIPPKEPVVYSKQTQTAQTTQTSHDDEYNLNPGLEWEDEFTAEDEENSLPHIDGFQSKLPPGILPHGLPQVKEVLPAVTQDEQQKEPEKPKEIRELSEEEKQMIILSEDFQRFLDKTSRLVERALAESVDIYTDYTGTLDGEDGMDEKSHQRLWLNRSFFCDRWSRNRCVTSMDWSPQFPELLVASYNSNEDAPNDPDGICLVWNTKFKKTTPEFIFHCQSAVMSTTFARFHPNLILGGTYAGQIVLWDNRVQKRTPIQRTPLSASAHTHPVYCLNVVGTQNAHNLISISTDGKMCSWSLDMLSMPQESLDLQAKQSKPIAVTSLAFPYGDVNNFIIGSEDGTVYSACRHGIRAGVTETYEGHQGPVTGVSAHAVQGGIDFSHLFLTSSIDWTIKLWSLKENKPLYSFEHNGDYVYDVAWSPTHPALFAAVDDSGRLDLWNLNQDTEVPAASVVVDGCPALNRVSWTPSGLHVTVGDDSGKIWVYDVAENLAHPRGDEWNKFLYTQQDLKNNKADDELDKLNLNSGPSSLTSLSSMSSVPIR, from the exons atgatgtcGGATCGCAAAGCAGAGTTGGAAAGAAAGAAAGCGAAGTTGCAGGCGATCAGAGAGGAAAAGGAACGACGTCGCAGAGAAAAGGAGCAAAAAgat GTCGAAGAAGCTACGGTACGAGCAGCTGGTACTGATAAAGACCATCGTAAGGAACTGGATGCGATGCTTTCATCCCTGGGAGTTGCTCCAGTGTCTG ATGTGCTGTCTAGTCTCTCGAGTATGAACTCATTAGCTTCGGATCAAAGTGCCAATGCAACTCCTGATGCTAGTATTCAACCATCAAGTATCACTTCTCCACAGAG tggcGCAATTAAGAAGAAATCAAATCGCGAATTAACAGTAGTATCAGTTGCCCACACAAACATTCCGCCAAAAGAACCAGTAGTTTACAGCAAACAAACCCAGACAGCGCAAACGACACAGACCTCCCACGACG ACGAGTACAATCTAAATCCTGGTTTAGAGTGGGAGGACGAATTCACAG CCGAGGATGAGGAGAACAGCCTGCCGCATATCGACGGTTTTCAAAGCAAACTCCCGCCTGGTATCCTGCCTCATGGTCTACCACAAGTCAAGGAAGTGCTGCCAGCGGTAACTCAAGACGAACAGCAAAAGGAACCTGAGAAACCTAaagaaa TTCGTGAATTAAGTGAAGAAGAAAAACAGATGATAATATTGTCGGAAGATTTTCAACGTTTTCTTGATAAAACAAGTCGACTGGTTGAACGTGCGCTTGCTGAATCCGTTGATATTTATACTGACTACACTGGTACTTTGGATGGTGAAGATGGAAT GGATGAGAAAAGTCATCAGCGTTTGTGGTTGAATCGTTCATTTTTCTGCGATCGTTGGTCACGAAACCGTTGTGTCACTTCCATGGACTGGTCGCCACAGTTCCCTGAACTACTGGTGGCTTCTTACAACAGCAATGAAGACGCGCCAAATGATCCCGATGGAATATGTCTAGTTTGGAACACTAAATTCAAAAAGACAACACCtgagtttatttttcactGTCAGTCGGCAGTCATGTCAACAACTTTCGCAAGATTTCATCCAAATCTCATTCTCGGCGGTACTTATGCTGGTCAAATTGTCTTATGGGACAACAGGGTACAGAAACGTACCCCCATACAGCGGACACCACTTTCTGCTAGTGCTCATACg caTCCAGTTTATTGTCTGAATGTCGTGGGTACACAAAATGCCCACAATTTGATAAGTATTTCAACGGATGGTAAAATGTGCTCATGGAGTCTTGATATGTTGTCGATGCCACAAGAATCATTAGACCTTCAGGCTAAACAGTCTAAGCCTATCGCGGTTACTAGTTTGGCATTCCCATACGGCGacgttaataattttattatcggCAGCGAAGATGGTACCGTTTATTCAG CTTGTCGTCACGGAATAAGAGCCGGTGTAACAGAAACATATGAAGGCCATCAAGGCCCGGTAACGGGAGTGAGCGCACACGCGGTACAAGGTGGCATTGACTTCTCACATCTGTTCCTTACCTCGTCCATTGACTGGACAATAAAACTGTGGAGCTTGAAAGAAAACAAACCACTGTACTCATTCGAGCACAACGGCGATTACGTTTATGACGTCGCTTGGTCACCGACTCACCCCGCGCTCTTCGCGGCGGTCGACGATTCCGGGAGATTGGACTTGTGGAACCTCAATCAGGACACTGAGGTACCGGCGGCAAGTGTCGTCGTCGATGGATGTCCTGCTCTGAATCGCGTCTCCTGGACTCCCAGCGGGCTGCATGTTACCGTTGGAGACGACTCTGGTAAAATCTGGGTCTATGATGTCGCTGAAAATTTGGCGCATCCGCGCGGCGATGAATGGAATAAATTCTTGTACACTCAGCAAGATTTGAAGAACAACAAAGCTGATGATGAGCTGGACAAACTTAATTTGAATTCTGGGCCCTCTAGTTTAACTTCTCTGTCATCGATGTCCTCAGTACCCATTAGATAA
- the LOC130676651 gene encoding cytoplasmic dynein 1 intermediate chain-like isoform X23 — MMSDRKAELERKKAKLQAIREEKERRRREKEQKDVEEATVRAAGTDKDHRKELDAMLSSLGVAPVSDVLSSLSSMNSLASDQSANATPDASIQPSSITSPQSGAIKKKSNRELTVVSVAHTNIPPKEPVVYSKQTQTAQTTQTSHDAHAFDYYDEYNLNPGLEWEDEFTVLTYDDGQAEDEENSLPHIDGFQSKLPPGILPHGLPQVKEVLPAVTQDEQQKEPEKPKEIRELSEEEKQMIILSEDFQRFLDKTSRLVERALAESVDIYTDYTGTLDGEDGMDEKSHQRLWLNRSFFCDRWSRNRCVTSMDWSPQFPELLVASYNSNEDAPNDPDGICLVWNTKFKKTTPEFIFHCQSAVMSTTFARFHPNLILGGTYAGQIVLWDNRVQKRTPIQRTPLSASAHTHPVYCLNVVGTQNAHNLISISTDGKMCSWSLDMLSMPQESLDLQAKQSKPIAVTSLAFPYGDVNNFIIGSEDGTVYSACRHGIRAGVTETYEGHQGPVTGVSAHAVQGGIDFSHLFLTSSIDWTIKLWSLKENKPLYSFEHNGDYVYDVAWSPTHPALFAAVDDSGRLDLWNLNQDTEVPAASVVVDGCPALNRVSWTPSGLHVTVGDDSGKIWVYDVAENLAHPRGDEWNKFLYTQQDLKNNKADDELDKLNLNSGPSSLTSLSSMSSVPIR, encoded by the exons atgatgtcGGATCGCAAAGCAGAGTTGGAAAGAAAGAAAGCGAAGTTGCAGGCGATCAGAGAGGAAAAGGAACGACGTCGCAGAGAAAAGGAGCAAAAAgat GTCGAAGAAGCTACGGTACGAGCAGCTGGTACTGATAAAGACCATCGTAAGGAACTGGATGCGATGCTTTCATCCCTGGGAGTTGCTCCAGTGTCTG ATGTGCTGTCTAGTCTCTCGAGTATGAACTCATTAGCTTCGGATCAAAGTGCCAATGCAACTCCTGATGCTAGTATTCAACCATCAAGTATCACTTCTCCACAGAG tggcGCAATTAAGAAGAAATCAAATCGCGAATTAACAGTAGTATCAGTTGCCCACACAAACATTCCGCCAAAAGAACCAGTAGTTTACAGCAAACAAACCCAGACAGCGCAAACGACACAGACCTCCCACGACG CTCATGCATTCGACTATTACG ACGAGTACAATCTAAATCCTGGTTTAGAGTGGGAGGACGAATTCACAG TTTTGACATATGATGATGGCCAAGCCGAGGATGAGGAGAACAGCCTGCCGCATATCGACGGTTTTCAAAGCAAACTCCCGCCTGGTATCCTGCCTCATGGTCTACCACAAGTCAAGGAAGTGCTGCCAGCGGTAACTCAAGACGAACAGCAAAAGGAACCTGAGAAACCTAaagaaa TTCGTGAATTAAGTGAAGAAGAAAAACAGATGATAATATTGTCGGAAGATTTTCAACGTTTTCTTGATAAAACAAGTCGACTGGTTGAACGTGCGCTTGCTGAATCCGTTGATATTTATACTGACTACACTGGTACTTTGGATGGTGAAGATGGAAT GGATGAGAAAAGTCATCAGCGTTTGTGGTTGAATCGTTCATTTTTCTGCGATCGTTGGTCACGAAACCGTTGTGTCACTTCCATGGACTGGTCGCCACAGTTCCCTGAACTACTGGTGGCTTCTTACAACAGCAATGAAGACGCGCCAAATGATCCCGATGGAATATGTCTAGTTTGGAACACTAAATTCAAAAAGACAACACCtgagtttatttttcactGTCAGTCGGCAGTCATGTCAACAACTTTCGCAAGATTTCATCCAAATCTCATTCTCGGCGGTACTTATGCTGGTCAAATTGTCTTATGGGACAACAGGGTACAGAAACGTACCCCCATACAGCGGACACCACTTTCTGCTAGTGCTCATACg caTCCAGTTTATTGTCTGAATGTCGTGGGTACACAAAATGCCCACAATTTGATAAGTATTTCAACGGATGGTAAAATGTGCTCATGGAGTCTTGATATGTTGTCGATGCCACAAGAATCATTAGACCTTCAGGCTAAACAGTCTAAGCCTATCGCGGTTACTAGTTTGGCATTCCCATACGGCGacgttaataattttattatcggCAGCGAAGATGGTACCGTTTATTCAG CTTGTCGTCACGGAATAAGAGCCGGTGTAACAGAAACATATGAAGGCCATCAAGGCCCGGTAACGGGAGTGAGCGCACACGCGGTACAAGGTGGCATTGACTTCTCACATCTGTTCCTTACCTCGTCCATTGACTGGACAATAAAACTGTGGAGCTTGAAAGAAAACAAACCACTGTACTCATTCGAGCACAACGGCGATTACGTTTATGACGTCGCTTGGTCACCGACTCACCCCGCGCTCTTCGCGGCGGTCGACGATTCCGGGAGATTGGACTTGTGGAACCTCAATCAGGACACTGAGGTACCGGCGGCAAGTGTCGTCGTCGATGGATGTCCTGCTCTGAATCGCGTCTCCTGGACTCCCAGCGGGCTGCATGTTACCGTTGGAGACGACTCTGGTAAAATCTGGGTCTATGATGTCGCTGAAAATTTGGCGCATCCGCGCGGCGATGAATGGAATAAATTCTTGTACACTCAGCAAGATTTGAAGAACAACAAAGCTGATGATGAGCTGGACAAACTTAATTTGAATTCTGGGCCCTCTAGTTTAACTTCTCTGTCATCGATGTCCTCAGTACCCATTAGATAA
- the LOC130676651 gene encoding cytoplasmic dynein 1 intermediate chain-like isoform X24 gives MMSDRKAELERKKAKLQAIREEKERRRREKEQKDVEEATVRAAGTDKDHRKELDAMLSSLGVAPVSDVLSSLSSMNSLASDQSANATPDASIQPSSITSPQSGAIKKKSNRELTVVSVAHTNIPPKEPVVYSKQTQTAQTTQTSHDGYFETDWWRPRKDEYNLNPGLEWEDEFTAEDEENSLPHIDGFQSKLPPGILPHGLPQVKEVLPAVTQDEQQKEPEKPKEIRELSEEEKQMIILSEDFQRFLDKTSRLVERALAESVDIYTDYTGTLDGEDGMDEKSHQRLWLNRSFFCDRWSRNRCVTSMDWSPQFPELLVASYNSNEDAPNDPDGICLVWNTKFKKTTPEFIFHCQSAVMSTTFARFHPNLILGGTYAGQIVLWDNRVQKRTPIQRTPLSASAHTHPVYCLNVVGTQNAHNLISISTDGKMCSWSLDMLSMPQESLDLQAKQSKPIAVTSLAFPYGDVNNFIIGSEDGTVYSACRHGIRAGVTETYEGHQGPVTGVSAHAVQGGIDFSHLFLTSSIDWTIKLWSLKENKPLYSFEHNGDYVYDVAWSPTHPALFAAVDDSGRLDLWNLNQDTEVPAASVVVDGCPALNRVSWTPSGLHVTVGDDSGKIWVYDVAENLAHPRGDEWNKFLYTQQDLKNNKADDELDKLNLNSGPSSLTSLSSMSSVPIR, from the exons atgatgtcGGATCGCAAAGCAGAGTTGGAAAGAAAGAAAGCGAAGTTGCAGGCGATCAGAGAGGAAAAGGAACGACGTCGCAGAGAAAAGGAGCAAAAAgat GTCGAAGAAGCTACGGTACGAGCAGCTGGTACTGATAAAGACCATCGTAAGGAACTGGATGCGATGCTTTCATCCCTGGGAGTTGCTCCAGTGTCTG ATGTGCTGTCTAGTCTCTCGAGTATGAACTCATTAGCTTCGGATCAAAGTGCCAATGCAACTCCTGATGCTAGTATTCAACCATCAAGTATCACTTCTCCACAGAG tggcGCAATTAAGAAGAAATCAAATCGCGAATTAACAGTAGTATCAGTTGCCCACACAAACATTCCGCCAAAAGAACCAGTAGTTTACAGCAAACAAACCCAGACAGCGCAAACGACACAGACCTCCCACGACG GATACTTTGAGACTGACTGGTGGCGTCCCAGGAAAG ACGAGTACAATCTAAATCCTGGTTTAGAGTGGGAGGACGAATTCACAG CCGAGGATGAGGAGAACAGCCTGCCGCATATCGACGGTTTTCAAAGCAAACTCCCGCCTGGTATCCTGCCTCATGGTCTACCACAAGTCAAGGAAGTGCTGCCAGCGGTAACTCAAGACGAACAGCAAAAGGAACCTGAGAAACCTAaagaaa TTCGTGAATTAAGTGAAGAAGAAAAACAGATGATAATATTGTCGGAAGATTTTCAACGTTTTCTTGATAAAACAAGTCGACTGGTTGAACGTGCGCTTGCTGAATCCGTTGATATTTATACTGACTACACTGGTACTTTGGATGGTGAAGATGGAAT GGATGAGAAAAGTCATCAGCGTTTGTGGTTGAATCGTTCATTTTTCTGCGATCGTTGGTCACGAAACCGTTGTGTCACTTCCATGGACTGGTCGCCACAGTTCCCTGAACTACTGGTGGCTTCTTACAACAGCAATGAAGACGCGCCAAATGATCCCGATGGAATATGTCTAGTTTGGAACACTAAATTCAAAAAGACAACACCtgagtttatttttcactGTCAGTCGGCAGTCATGTCAACAACTTTCGCAAGATTTCATCCAAATCTCATTCTCGGCGGTACTTATGCTGGTCAAATTGTCTTATGGGACAACAGGGTACAGAAACGTACCCCCATACAGCGGACACCACTTTCTGCTAGTGCTCATACg caTCCAGTTTATTGTCTGAATGTCGTGGGTACACAAAATGCCCACAATTTGATAAGTATTTCAACGGATGGTAAAATGTGCTCATGGAGTCTTGATATGTTGTCGATGCCACAAGAATCATTAGACCTTCAGGCTAAACAGTCTAAGCCTATCGCGGTTACTAGTTTGGCATTCCCATACGGCGacgttaataattttattatcggCAGCGAAGATGGTACCGTTTATTCAG CTTGTCGTCACGGAATAAGAGCCGGTGTAACAGAAACATATGAAGGCCATCAAGGCCCGGTAACGGGAGTGAGCGCACACGCGGTACAAGGTGGCATTGACTTCTCACATCTGTTCCTTACCTCGTCCATTGACTGGACAATAAAACTGTGGAGCTTGAAAGAAAACAAACCACTGTACTCATTCGAGCACAACGGCGATTACGTTTATGACGTCGCTTGGTCACCGACTCACCCCGCGCTCTTCGCGGCGGTCGACGATTCCGGGAGATTGGACTTGTGGAACCTCAATCAGGACACTGAGGTACCGGCGGCAAGTGTCGTCGTCGATGGATGTCCTGCTCTGAATCGCGTCTCCTGGACTCCCAGCGGGCTGCATGTTACCGTTGGAGACGACTCTGGTAAAATCTGGGTCTATGATGTCGCTGAAAATTTGGCGCATCCGCGCGGCGATGAATGGAATAAATTCTTGTACACTCAGCAAGATTTGAAGAACAACAAAGCTGATGATGAGCTGGACAAACTTAATTTGAATTCTGGGCCCTCTAGTTTAACTTCTCTGTCATCGATGTCCTCAGTACCCATTAGATAA
- the LOC130676651 gene encoding cytoplasmic dynein 1 intermediate chain-like isoform X29 has product MMSDRKAELERKKAKLQAIREEKERRRREKEQKDVEEATVRAAGTDKDHRKELDAMLSSLGVAPVSDVLSSLSSMNSLASDQSANATPDASIQPSSITSPQSGAIKKKSNRELTVVSVAHTNIPPKEPVVYSKQTQTAQTTQTSHDAHAFDYYDEYNLNPGLEWEDEFTAEDEENSLPHIDGFQSKLPPGILPHGLPQVKEVLPAVTQDEQQKEPEKPKEIRELSEEEKQMIILSEDFQRFLDKTSRLVERALAESVDIYTDYTGTLDGEDGMDEKSHQRLWLNRSFFCDRWSRNRCVTSMDWSPQFPELLVASYNSNEDAPNDPDGICLVWNTKFKKTTPEFIFHCQSAVMSTTFARFHPNLILGGTYAGQIVLWDNRVQKRTPIQRTPLSASAHTHPVYCLNVVGTQNAHNLISISTDGKMCSWSLDMLSMPQESLDLQAKQSKPIAVTSLAFPYGDVNNFIIGSEDGTVYSACRHGIRAGVTETYEGHQGPVTGVSAHAVQGGIDFSHLFLTSSIDWTIKLWSLKENKPLYSFEHNGDYVYDVAWSPTHPALFAAVDDSGRLDLWNLNQDTEVPAASVVVDGCPALNRVSWTPSGLHVTVGDDSGKIWVYDVAENLAHPRGDEWNKFLYTQQDLKNNKADDELDKLNLNSGPSSLTSLSSMSSVPIR; this is encoded by the exons atgatgtcGGATCGCAAAGCAGAGTTGGAAAGAAAGAAAGCGAAGTTGCAGGCGATCAGAGAGGAAAAGGAACGACGTCGCAGAGAAAAGGAGCAAAAAgat GTCGAAGAAGCTACGGTACGAGCAGCTGGTACTGATAAAGACCATCGTAAGGAACTGGATGCGATGCTTTCATCCCTGGGAGTTGCTCCAGTGTCTG ATGTGCTGTCTAGTCTCTCGAGTATGAACTCATTAGCTTCGGATCAAAGTGCCAATGCAACTCCTGATGCTAGTATTCAACCATCAAGTATCACTTCTCCACAGAG tggcGCAATTAAGAAGAAATCAAATCGCGAATTAACAGTAGTATCAGTTGCCCACACAAACATTCCGCCAAAAGAACCAGTAGTTTACAGCAAACAAACCCAGACAGCGCAAACGACACAGACCTCCCACGACG CTCATGCATTCGACTATTACG ACGAGTACAATCTAAATCCTGGTTTAGAGTGGGAGGACGAATTCACAG CCGAGGATGAGGAGAACAGCCTGCCGCATATCGACGGTTTTCAAAGCAAACTCCCGCCTGGTATCCTGCCTCATGGTCTACCACAAGTCAAGGAAGTGCTGCCAGCGGTAACTCAAGACGAACAGCAAAAGGAACCTGAGAAACCTAaagaaa TTCGTGAATTAAGTGAAGAAGAAAAACAGATGATAATATTGTCGGAAGATTTTCAACGTTTTCTTGATAAAACAAGTCGACTGGTTGAACGTGCGCTTGCTGAATCCGTTGATATTTATACTGACTACACTGGTACTTTGGATGGTGAAGATGGAAT GGATGAGAAAAGTCATCAGCGTTTGTGGTTGAATCGTTCATTTTTCTGCGATCGTTGGTCACGAAACCGTTGTGTCACTTCCATGGACTGGTCGCCACAGTTCCCTGAACTACTGGTGGCTTCTTACAACAGCAATGAAGACGCGCCAAATGATCCCGATGGAATATGTCTAGTTTGGAACACTAAATTCAAAAAGACAACACCtgagtttatttttcactGTCAGTCGGCAGTCATGTCAACAACTTTCGCAAGATTTCATCCAAATCTCATTCTCGGCGGTACTTATGCTGGTCAAATTGTCTTATGGGACAACAGGGTACAGAAACGTACCCCCATACAGCGGACACCACTTTCTGCTAGTGCTCATACg caTCCAGTTTATTGTCTGAATGTCGTGGGTACACAAAATGCCCACAATTTGATAAGTATTTCAACGGATGGTAAAATGTGCTCATGGAGTCTTGATATGTTGTCGATGCCACAAGAATCATTAGACCTTCAGGCTAAACAGTCTAAGCCTATCGCGGTTACTAGTTTGGCATTCCCATACGGCGacgttaataattttattatcggCAGCGAAGATGGTACCGTTTATTCAG CTTGTCGTCACGGAATAAGAGCCGGTGTAACAGAAACATATGAAGGCCATCAAGGCCCGGTAACGGGAGTGAGCGCACACGCGGTACAAGGTGGCATTGACTTCTCACATCTGTTCCTTACCTCGTCCATTGACTGGACAATAAAACTGTGGAGCTTGAAAGAAAACAAACCACTGTACTCATTCGAGCACAACGGCGATTACGTTTATGACGTCGCTTGGTCACCGACTCACCCCGCGCTCTTCGCGGCGGTCGACGATTCCGGGAGATTGGACTTGTGGAACCTCAATCAGGACACTGAGGTACCGGCGGCAAGTGTCGTCGTCGATGGATGTCCTGCTCTGAATCGCGTCTCCTGGACTCCCAGCGGGCTGCATGTTACCGTTGGAGACGACTCTGGTAAAATCTGGGTCTATGATGTCGCTGAAAATTTGGCGCATCCGCGCGGCGATGAATGGAATAAATTCTTGTACACTCAGCAAGATTTGAAGAACAACAAAGCTGATGATGAGCTGGACAAACTTAATTTGAATTCTGGGCCCTCTAGTTTAACTTCTCTGTCATCGATGTCCTCAGTACCCATTAGATAA